In Maridesulfovibrio sp., the genomic stretch TGTAATAGGATTTAAAAACATCGAGATATTCACCGGTCAAAGCAACAATTCCATTGAACAACTTAGCCTCGCGCCCATTGGGAAACAGAGGGGCAAACTGCGGATATGAAGCACCCATGCTTGAATCCGGGTCAATGCCCATCAGCTTTTCAATATCGACAATCAGGCCTGATCCGCTGGCTTCATCTTTATAAAGAATAAAATCCTTAGCCATTTCCTGAAAACCAAGGGGCTTATTAAGAAGAATTGCTGAGACATGCCTCTTGGCAGCCAGTTCATTCAGACCGTCAATAGACTTGGAAAGATTCTGTGCAAGCAAGCCCGGATCGTCAACTGAAGGCGATAATACCTTTTCCTGTAGGGCTATATTTATCTTAGCCTGTTTTCTTGCTGACCGATCAATACTTTTCTGTAGGGAGAGGGCCTGCCCCAAAATTTCCACCGAAATTTCACGAAGACGTTTAACCTGTCCTACCCCGGAATTGAACTGGCCCTGAAAATTGTTGAAACTGCGATCAAAAGAATTGAATGACTCTTTAAGTCCTTGAAGAGATTCGCTGGCCTGTTCATCGGAAGTTGCCCCTATGGCAACGTCGAGTTTGCCCTCCATTTGTCCGACTTTATCGTTATATGCCTTAAGCAGCTCTGATCCACCTTTACCTGATTGATCCATGGAAAGCTCTTCACGGTGAACCAGCCAGTCCATAGCTAGAGCCTGTGCTTCAGATTCAAGATTGATAATTTTATCGAGGTTGTTGCGAACTTCCATTTTTCCGGTCAACCCCTGAAGGGTCATGATTGCAGCCCCGCCCAGACACAAAGCGCACAATAAGAACAGAAGCATACCTGCCACAATTTTATGCGATAATTTAAGAGTATATTTCATTCCCCCGCTCCTTCATTTGCGAAAATGAACCTCATTTTCAAATGAAACATATAATTGCCTTTTCGAAAGTATTTTTTCAGAGGAATAATGAAAATGAGAACGATTTTCAACAAATTTAAATATTAAATTCAAAATACAAAAATTTGATGCACGAACTCAAAATTTATTTATAGAAAAAAGTACCCAATACCTTCCATTGATACTGGGTACTTTTGCACAAAAGTTTTCCACAGATGTTCTTTAAATGTTCAAAAGATGATGTACTAAAACGTCATATTCATCTTTTCAACGCAGCCGAGCAGGATCACTTTTTCCTCTTCGGAGAATTCGGAAGTCAGCTCTTCAATCAGCCTCAGATGCAATCGGTCATGCTCTTCAAACATCTCCTGCCCACTTTCCGTAAGCTCAACTAGAATTGAGCGCCGGTCTGTCTGATGAGGTTTGCGGCAGACAAATTCCTTATCTTCAAGACGATCGACCAGCACGGTCAAAGTGCCGGTGGTTATGCCCATACGCTGAGCCAATTCTTTCATACGCATGGACTTATGAATGCCCAGCACCTCAAGGGTGTGCATCTGGGGCAGGGTCAGTCCTTTTTCACGCACAACATCATGCTCCCATGAAGAAAGTTTCTCGTAAAATTCAATAACAGCATGGTTGAGCTTATCCAGCACAGAGACCTCCGCTTTATATATTAACGTAACTGTAGATTGCAAAACCGATAGTCATCATCCCGGCGGTGCGCATAACCAGCGGCTCAACCCAATGCTGCTCAAGGGTACGCACAAATGCAGCCGCACGATAAATGGCATAAATCACAGCCGCGAGGGCTGTTCCCGTGCCCAGCGCGTAACTGCCGAAAACAGCAGTCCCTTTGAAAACACTTCCGGAATCAAGGGCATATTTATACATGATGGCCACAGTGGGACAAGGAACAATCATATTCACAAAACCGATTGAAAACATACCCCATACAGTGACGCTGCGCAAAGCTGATTTTCCGTGGCTGCATGAACATCCACATCCTTGATGAGTGTGGTCATGGCTATGACCATGGTCATCGTGATCGTGGTCGTCGTGATCGTGGTCGTCGTGGTCGTGGTCGTCGTGGTCGTGGTCGTCGTGGTCGTGGTCGTGGCTATGCAGCAATTCGGGCTTAATAATCAGGATTGAGCCCAGCAGCATCAGAATTACCACGGTGACGATATCCACGATGTATGTCAGCGAATCCGGGATGGTCAAGGAGATGGACCCCAGCGTCAGCCCGATAATCAAACAGGCCAGAGTGGTCCCCAGAATGAAGGCTGAAGTCAAAGAAAACACGCGCGTACCCTTTTTCTCTCCGCACACAAACGGAGCCAGCACCAGCCATGAGTGCCCGCACGGGTTGATTCCATGGATTAATCCCAGAAAGAGGCTCGACTGCATTGCTACCCAGAATATTGAATCTAATTCCATCCTAAACTCCATATAATTTGACAATCAAATTAAACTTGATTCAAAATTCCTATGCTGAAATTAATTTGATTGTCAAACTATTTGTTATGCAAACCATATTTTGCTGACACTAAAAAAGCCCGTCCGAAATTAATCGGACGGGCTTGCAATGGACGGAACATTACAAAAGACTTAAATATTACCGTGCGATGTCAGCAAAAATTCCTCGTAACAAACCGGCTAAATCCTGTGGACTGAGTTCAATATCAAGCCCGCGCTTGCCGCCGCTGACGTATATTGTCTCGAAATCTTCTGCAGATGAATCAATTACTGTTGGCAGAATTTTTTTCTGCCCCAGCGGACTTACTCCGCCGACAACATATCCGGTAGTACGCTCCACCAATTTAACGTCAGCCATGGCAATCTTCTTGACCTTCAATGCCTTGGCAAGAGCTTTGAGATCGAGCATTTTCATAACCGGAACCACAGCCACGAATAAATCGCGCCCACTCCCGGCAACAAGGGTTTTGAAAACGCGCGCCGGGTCTACTCCCAGTTTTTCCGCAGCTTCTTTGCCGTAGGCTTCGGCAGACGGGTCATGTTCGTATTCATGAACATTGAATTTAATCTTCTTTTTCTTGGCGATATTAATTGCAGGTGTCATGAGGACTTTTTACACAAGGAGTATCAGGATTGGCAAGAGTACCTAGACCAAAATCTTATTGATAAATCCCTGAGGGGTGATTTCGTCTAACCTCAGATTATAATGATCAGCCAGTTGAACAACCTGCGGAGCCAGTAGCCCGCACCGTTCTATCAAAAAACTATTACTGAACAGGTCTGACACATTGCCGTCAAACCGCTTACTGCCATTTTCAAGGCAGATCGCGCGTGAGCAATTTTCAGCCACAAAGTCCATATCATGACTGATTATCACAACTGTCCGTCCCTGCTCGCCGAGTTTTGATATCTCGCCCTCAAGCATGGATATTTCAAGGGGATCAAGCCCCGCTGTCGGTTCATCAAAAACCACTATCCCGGTATCCATAGCCAGCACCGAAGCCATAACCAGCCGCTTGCGCTCGCTGAAACCCAGATCATGCGGATTGCGGTCCTTCCGGTCAAGCAGACCGAATACAGATAAAAACTTCTCGACAAGCACACTTATACGCTCTGGCTCATATCCAAGATTTTCAGGCCCGAAGGCAACTTCATCCCAAACGGTGGCCTTACATATCTGATCATCCGGGTTCTGGAATAACATTGCAACTTTCCCGGCCAGAACAGAAACCTTCTCACCGACAGTTGCAACAGAATTCACCGAAACAGTTCCGCCCGTAGGCTTAAGCAAACCATTAAAATGGCGCACAAGAGTACTTTTGCCCGATCCGTTATGCCCGAGCAGCGCAACAGTTTCCCCCTGTTTCAGACTAAATGAAATATTATTCAGCGCCAGCACTCCGCCGCTATAGCAGTAGGATAAATTAGAAACCTCAATGGTCATGCCTGATCTCCTGAGCAGCATCCAGCCCTGCCACGGTTCCGCTCAATGTAACGGCCTGTTTCCTGTCTTCTGCCCAGCAGCCATGGTCACGGGCGATCCCCGAAACCTTGGTGAAACGAGTCCAATCCAGACCGATATCTTTAACTACAGGAGAAATAAGTACCTCAGAGGGCGGACCGTCCAGCACAATTCTACCTTCGTGCAGAGCCAGCACACGGTCTGCATAATAGGCAATACTCTCCATGCGCTGTTCGACCAGCACAATGGTCGTTCCACTGCTGCGCAAGCCGTCCAGAATCTCGAAAACCTGTTTTGCAGCCAGAGGATCAAGAAAAGTGGTCGGCTCATCAAGAACCAGCACCGGAGTTTCACAAGCCAGAGCAGCTGCAAGAACTACTTTTTGCAATTGTCCGCCTGAAAGGCAGTGCGGCGAACGATCCGCGAGGTCTGAAAGCCCGGTCAGAGCCAGAGCCTTTCCCACCCGGCTTATAATTTCTCTGCGTTCCACCCCCCTGTTCTCAAGGCTGAAACCAACCTCTTCGGCTATAGTGAAACGGATACCTGAAAGCTGCCGTTCCGGGTTCTGCATGACAAGGGACACCGATTCTGCCAGCTCCGCCAGCGGAGTCTCTGCCGTGTCCTTTTCGCAAACCCGGACACGCCCTTCAACTTGGCCATGATAAAGCTGGGGGACAGCTCCGCAAAGGGCATTGCAAATCGTCGACCTGCCGCTATTGTTCGCCCCGATCAGTGCCACGAATTCACCTGCCCCGATTTTCAAATTCAAACCGCTTAGAGCAGGTCGCGCAGCAGTAGCGTAAGTGTAGGAAAAATTTTCAATCTCAATTAGGGACATAGCGGTACAATATTGTTTTATAGATCAGAAGCAAAACGCAAACCAGTATCATCAGCACTCTTGCAATTCGCTGACCTGCTGAATCTTGAACGATGCGCATGGAAGTACGCGGACATCTGGAACGGAAGCCCCGCAACTCCAAAGCTATGGCCCTTTGCTCAATCTCGGAAAAGGCTCCCAGAATCAGAGGAGATATCAAAGGCGCAATAGATTTGGCCCTGTTCAGAAGCCCTCCCTCCGAATCAAGACCACGAGACCTTTGCGCATCCTGAATGGTCTTAACCCTCGCCCGCATAGCCGGAAGCATGAGCAAGGGACTTCCGCAGACATAAGCCAGCGAAGAAGGCATTCCGGACTGAATCAGAGAAGTAATCAGATCAGCCGGATCAGTAGTAAAAACAAAGAGCAGAGACATGCTCAAAATCGCCGCTAACTGCAAAAGCACAATTCCCGCGAAATGCAGCCCTTCAAGGTATAAGGATATCCCGTGATATGTGGCCAGAACGGTCTGGTTGCCGGGATAAAGCAGCCCGTGAATAGGGATCATAAACAGGGCAATGGGAAGAAGAGTAGCGAAGAGGAATTTCCAGACACGAACGGCGACACCCGCCCAAATTGCCAGAACCGAGCTCAGGACCCAAAATCCAACATCAGGCCAGATACCACCGGGAGCACAATAAACCGCCACCCCCGTAAGCAGCACAAGTGCAAGCTTGCTCAGGGGGTGGACGGAGTGGATACTTGATTTCCCTGCGCAAAACAGGGATACATTTGCAGTCTGCAAAGAACTTGACCTTAGGCCTTGGACAACATAGGAAAACGGGCTGCAGCCCTTTCGGGCAACCCTTTCACAATTCCCCATACCAAGACGGCTGTGACGACTTTATCAATAACATTTGCCGTAAACACGGTAACTACCACGGACCCGAAAAGATCACGGCCAAGTGCCAGCAGGTAAGCCATAGCGAAATCAGCACCACTTCCGGTAACTCCGCCGAACATGTAAAGGCGGATAGGAACGGCAACCACGGAGTTGAAAACTGTAATTATCAAACCGGCGAGAATGGCAGTCCACCAGTTTTTGAACATACCCATTCTTGCGCAATATCCTGCGGCAATACCGATAACCATGGCAACAGGAGAAAAAGCAGCAGCAACCGGGGATGAAATAACACCCCAGATCAGGTTTGTAACAAGCCCTGCAAGTCCGCCAGCCCATGGTCCGGCAAGCACTGCCACCAGCACTGTTCCTATGGAATCGAGAAAAATAGGAAGTTTAAGAAGTGAAACAAGCTGGCCCACAGCGATATTGATAACAATTGCCACCGCTATCAACACCCATGTAAATGTTGTGAAATCTTTTTTGAATTCTGAACTGATACCCATCCCACTCACTCCTTGCTACTTGTTTATGATTTGATTTCCAGTTCCGGATACCCGGTATCTGGATCAAATGTTCTAAGAAAAGAATACTCTGGAAAAACACCCAGCACGATTTCAGCGGTTGTGTATATTCTGCTGCCTTCCAGCAGGTGCGCCCCGATGGTTTTCCCTTCTCCGTCTGAAATGGCTATATGAAAATGGGAGCCGTGCCGGGAAAGCACCCCGGTCAGGGATACTATCTCGAAATGCCCGGTCAGCTCAGTGCTCCGGGACTGATTGGCAAAACGCAGCACCGCATGGGTCAGACTCCCTACACAGGTCAGCACACATGCTGCTTCTATTCCCTGCTCCTGCACGACTTTTTCCAGCTCCAGCAGAAGATCCTGCCCCGGTTTCAGCCTGAGTGCCAATGACTCCATATTAACAACTCCATTCCTTTTAAGATTGAGCATTTCTTTTAAGGAGCAATAAATACATCACCATATCAAATACATCCAATCGGAAATGGAAATCCACTACAGCCTCTGATATCCGAAAAAACAATATTTGAGAAAGATCTTTGTTTCATATCCACACAAACAATTATATTATAACACTTCCCATAATCTTAAATCCCGGCAAACAGAAGCGTCCCGCAGAATTTATTCTGCGGGACGCTTTTTAATTCGACCATTTTTTCACTCACGCCTTAGCACCATTAAAGTAGCACTGCTGCGCGAAATATCTTTCGCATGATCATCACGGACAACGGTATCCACAATGATCAATGTCCGGCCACGCTTGAAGACTGTTGCTTCCGCAGTGAGCCGCCCCTTGGAAGCTGTAGCCAGAAAATTATTTTTCAACTCCACGGTCACCATATCCTCACCGGAATTAAGGGTGGTCATCACCGCGTGAGCAGCTGTTTCGCTGGAAAGGGCAATGGACAGCCCGCCCTGAATATTACCAGCCCCTTGTATAAATTCGGGTCTGATTTCCATGCTCATCCGGGCATAGCCCTCACGGATTTCTTCTGCCCTGATTCCCATAAAATCCAAAAAAGGATTATCAACCGGATTGCCTTCGGTCAGATTCTTCATATACGACTCATAATCCGACATTTGAAACTCCTGTTCTGCGATAAAATAATGTCAGCACTTTTATCAGCAACAACATTCAAAACGCAACCACATCATGTCCCGCACAGCCCGCTGTAGTCTGAAATTCCGAAAGAAACTTCATCTAAATCATAATATGCATCACCAAAGCGAGAAAATGCCCTGCAGATCTTCACAGATCTACAGGGCATTTTAAAGGCAAATACCTGAATCTTTCTAATAGGCTTTACGTTTATTGATATTTTGCCCGATCACGCTGAAGGTATTCTCGACGACAAAGATCGCTTCAGGGTCAATATCGAAAACCACCTGTTCCAGAGACCGCAGACGCAAATTGTCAGTAATAGAATAAACCATGTCTATCGGTTCACCGGAGAACCCACCCCTACCGGGAATAAGCGTGGCATGCATGTTCCTTTTGCGGGTCAGCTCATGCACAATTATTTCCGCTTTGCGGGAAATTACGCGAACGGCTTTGCGCTGGTTGAACAGGGAAAGAACATACTCGGTGACAACTGAGCTGATGAAAAGCATAAGCAGCGAAGCTATAATCTTGTCCGGTGTATAGCGGCTGAGGGCGAAAGTCATGACCGCAGCATTAATTATAAAGTAAAAAGCACCGAATCTGACTCCGTAACGCTGGTTGAGAATGACCGCGACAACATCAAGTCCTCCGCCACCGCCGTAAGTCCTCAATATCATGCCGCACCCGGCCCCCATCACAGCACCAGAAGCAATGGCCGCATACATTTCATTGCGAATACCAAGATCAAGGTGAACATAGGATGTCATCACTGTCACCAGTCCCATGGTCAGCAAATTCAAGAAAAAAAATCTGCGGCTGACCCCTTTCCATGCCAGCAGGAACAGAGGGATGTTCAAAAGCAAATACCACCGGGATAATGAATATTCCGGTGATATCTTCTGTATGACAACAGCGAGACCGTAAAGGGCTCCGGGAACAAAATTCTGATGTGCGGCGATGCCGTTGTACCCGACAATGAAAACAAAGGCTCCCGCAGCCATAAGAAAAATATTCCAGGCAAGGGAGTCACTGATTTTTCTGATTCTTTTATCCATAATTATGAACCTTGCGCCTCATAAACTTTAACGTTCCGCCATAAAGGGCAAAAATGATCCCGGAAAGAATAACCAATCCACTGAAAATCTGGTTCATGTTTACCGGTTCGTGGATTGCAAACCAGGCAACGACAGCGCTGGCAGGAGGCAGTGTGTAATAGAAAAGTGCTGTCTTTGATGCTCCGATAGCTTCCACCGCCATGTTCCAAAAAAGGTAACAGAGAATGGATGCAAACACGGAAAGATATATCAGGGAAATGGCCAGATTGTAAGTCAATTCAGGCATCACAATCTGTCCGCCTGTTTCCCATAGGTAGAGGGGAACAATGTACAGGGTACCGAAAAAACAGCAGGACATAAGCAGGGTTGTCTGACTGATCTTTCCGGCCACTTTGTTTACCACGGAGTTATAAACAGCAGACATCATGGCCGTGCACAGGATAAGCAGGTCTCCTTTAGCAAAACTCATATTCAACAGGGCGCTGAGACTGCCGTCA encodes the following:
- the ybaK gene encoding Cys-tRNA(Pro) deacylase, which encodes MTPAINIAKKKKIKFNVHEYEHDPSAEAYGKEAAEKLGVDPARVFKTLVAGSGRDLFVAVVPVMKMLDLKALAKALKVKKIAMADVKLVERTTGYVVGGVSPLGQKKILPTVIDSSAEDFETIYVSGGKRGLDIELSPQDLAGLLRGIFADIAR
- a CDS encoding MarR family transcriptional regulator, which encodes MLDKLNHAVIEFYEKLSSWEHDVVREKGLTLPQMHTLEVLGIHKSMRMKELAQRMGITTGTLTVLVDRLEDKEFVCRKPHQTDRRSILVELTESGQEMFEEHDRLHLRLIEELTSEFSEEEKVILLGCVEKMNMTF
- a CDS encoding energy-coupling factor transporter transmembrane component T — encoded protein: MQTANVSLFCAGKSSIHSVHPLSKLALVLLTGVAVYCAPGGIWPDVGFWVLSSVLAIWAGVAVRVWKFLFATLLPIALFMIPIHGLLYPGNQTVLATYHGISLYLEGLHFAGIVLLQLAAILSMSLLFVFTTDPADLITSLIQSGMPSSLAYVCGSPLLMLPAMRARVKTIQDAQRSRGLDSEGGLLNRAKSIAPLISPLILGAFSEIEQRAIALELRGFRSRCPRTSMRIVQDSAGQRIARVLMILVCVLLLIYKTILYRYVPN
- a CDS encoding YitT family protein, translating into MDKRIRKISDSLAWNIFLMAAGAFVFIVGYNGIAAHQNFVPGALYGLAVVIQKISPEYSLSRWYLLLNIPLFLLAWKGVSRRFFFLNLLTMGLVTVMTSYVHLDLGIRNEMYAAIASGAVMGAGCGMILRTYGGGGGLDVVAVILNQRYGVRFGAFYFIINAAVMTFALSRYTPDKIIASLLMLFISSVVTEYVLSLFNQRKAVRVISRKAEIIVHELTRKRNMHATLIPGRGGFSGEPIDMVYSITDNLRLRSLEQVVFDIDPEAIFVVENTFSVIGQNINKRKAY
- a CDS encoding ABC transporter ATP-binding protein codes for the protein MTIEVSNLSYCYSGGVLALNNISFSLKQGETVALLGHNGSGKSTLVRHFNGLLKPTGGTVSVNSVATVGEKVSVLAGKVAMLFQNPDDQICKATVWDEVAFGPENLGYEPERISVLVEKFLSVFGLLDRKDRNPHDLGFSERKRLVMASVLAMDTGIVVFDEPTAGLDPLEISMLEGEISKLGEQGRTVVIISHDMDFVAENCSRAICLENGSKRFDGNVSDLFSNSFLIERCGLLAPQVVQLADHYNLRLDEITPQGFINKILV
- a CDS encoding ECF transporter S component, whose product is MGISSEFKKDFTTFTWVLIAVAIVINIAVGQLVSLLKLPIFLDSIGTVLVAVLAGPWAGGLAGLVTNLIWGVISSPVAAAFSPVAMVIGIAAGYCARMGMFKNWWTAILAGLIITVFNSVVAVPIRLYMFGGVTGSGADFAMAYLLALGRDLFGSVVVTVFTANVIDKVVTAVLVWGIVKGLPERAAARFPMLSKA
- a CDS encoding PaaI family thioesterase — protein: MSDYESYMKNLTEGNPVDNPFLDFMGIRAEEIREGYARMSMEIRPEFIQGAGNIQGGLSIALSSETAAHAVMTTLNSGEDMVTVELKNNFLATASKGRLTAEATVFKRGRTLIIVDTVVRDDHAKDISRSSATLMVLRRE
- a CDS encoding ABC transporter ATP-binding protein, encoding MSLIEIENFSYTYATAARPALSGLNLKIGAGEFVALIGANNSGRSTICNALCGAVPQLYHGQVEGRVRVCEKDTAETPLAELAESVSLVMQNPERQLSGIRFTIAEEVGFSLENRGVERREIISRVGKALALTGLSDLADRSPHCLSGGQLQKVVLAAALACETPVLVLDEPTTFLDPLAAKQVFEILDGLRSSGTTIVLVEQRMESIAYYADRVLALHEGRIVLDGPPSEVLISPVVKDIGLDWTRFTKVSGIARDHGCWAEDRKQAVTLSGTVAGLDAAQEIRHDH
- a CDS encoding DMT family transporter encodes the protein MKWNEFKKTEKAGYLFIIIAILNWSGNFVAARGLAGTIDPATLNLMRWVLATLVFLPFGLKSFIRERHLVVRYWRELSVIALCGISLYDTLIFIAGHTSEALNMSLISTLSPLLTALIAQFFMKEKLKPSMYAGIAVSTFGVALLVTDGSLSALLNMSFAKGDLLILCTAMMSAVYNSVVNKVAGKISQTTLLMSCCFFGTLYIVPLYLWETGGQIVMPELTYNLAISLIYLSVFASILCYLFWNMAVEAIGASKTALFYYTLPPASAVVAWFAIHEPVNMNQIFSGLVILSGIIFALYGGTLKFMRRKVHNYG
- a CDS encoding PPC domain-containing DNA-binding protein, with translation MESLALRLKPGQDLLLELEKVVQEQGIEAACVLTCVGSLTHAVLRFANQSRSTELTGHFEIVSLTGVLSRHGSHFHIAISDGEGKTIGAHLLEGSRIYTTAEIVLGVFPEYSFLRTFDPDTGYPELEIKS
- a CDS encoding sulfite exporter TauE/SafE family protein; its protein translation is MELDSIFWVAMQSSLFLGLIHGINPCGHSWLVLAPFVCGEKKGTRVFSLTSAFILGTTLACLIIGLTLGSISLTIPDSLTYIVDIVTVVILMLLGSILIIKPELLHSHDHDHDDHDHDDHDHDDHDHDDHDHDDHGHSHDHTHQGCGCSCSHGKSALRSVTVWGMFSIGFVNMIVPCPTVAIMYKYALDSGSVFKGTAVFGSYALGTGTALAAVIYAIYRAAAFVRTLEQHWVEPLVMRTAGMMTIGFAIYSYVNI